A single window of Kitasatospora sp. HUAS MG31 DNA harbors:
- a CDS encoding lantibiotic dehydratase: MSTPTLLRQAAPAALAEHQLALTGGEFALWRTCSLRGAGMPVDWIDALADDALWQRTLTHLAAAAEAAAAPQPAPGRAGKADRAAARQAQQQRETAYRADFAEAVLRQAAAVQEFARWPLVREAVAWQNPRFAGDALESFCRAADPGGRNSRWRQREKTVVGYLQRYCTKNDTIGFFGPVGWADLSEDEAPLTVDPGRGLLAERTVYWESWGIDLLGEALTERHGLRAEVAPRRNPSVHVDGDTVRRPYRKALVLPPAQAAVVRACDGRASAREIAEELTWLGAPGLATAQDVYAALERLVRQGVLTWDLDVPFGRDPAAGLRAMLARMPQAPGRDAALAELAEVERLRGRVAEAGGDPVAVLAALTDLARDFTERTGQVASRRAGESGAGRTLLFEDARRAATARLGGGLLEDIGPALDQVLRSARWFTSAVADGYRAELDALYDQAVRDTGNPSVPLPTLTFLLGPRLVGDGAKPTDELADDLRARWDRVLGHPAEGSRVQLASADLAAAVAEEFACDAPGWTAARYHSPDLLIAAPDAASARPGETLVVLGELHTALNTLEGRLFVEQHPDPASLWDMVRADGVLPRIVPMLPKSWRAVGSRTYPPLTMLLPEYTYWSPGQDSGGAPGEVLPAAGLTVHREDGRLQVTGPGGFRADLIEVLGELISMVTVTRFGILPTRDHTPRVTVDRLVLARETWRPTAGELLVGAKADEATEYLETVRWLTEHGVPRRFFLVAPVEAKPTYIDTRSPLLVQLLARTVRRTVEEYGPDTRITVSEMLPDGDDCWLRDDQGRRYVSELRVVAVDRRLPEATRNEGEQES; this comes from the coding sequence ATGAGTACCCCGACCCTCCTCAGGCAGGCCGCCCCCGCGGCCCTCGCCGAGCACCAACTGGCACTCACCGGAGGCGAGTTCGCCCTCTGGCGGACCTGCTCCCTGCGCGGCGCCGGGATGCCCGTCGACTGGATCGACGCCCTCGCCGACGACGCGCTCTGGCAGCGGACCCTGACCCACCTCGCGGCCGCCGCCGAGGCCGCCGCCGCCCCGCAGCCCGCCCCCGGCCGGGCCGGCAAGGCCGACCGCGCCGCCGCCCGCCAGGCGCAGCAGCAGCGCGAGACCGCCTACCGCGCCGACTTCGCCGAGGCCGTGCTCCGTCAGGCCGCCGCCGTCCAGGAGTTCGCCCGCTGGCCGCTGGTCCGCGAGGCGGTCGCCTGGCAGAACCCCCGCTTCGCGGGCGACGCCCTGGAGTCCTTCTGCCGGGCCGCCGACCCGGGCGGCCGCAACAGCCGCTGGCGGCAGCGCGAGAAGACCGTCGTCGGCTACCTGCAGCGGTACTGCACCAAGAACGACACCATCGGCTTCTTCGGCCCTGTCGGCTGGGCCGACCTGAGCGAGGACGAGGCGCCGCTCACCGTCGACCCCGGACGGGGGCTGCTCGCCGAGCGCACCGTCTACTGGGAGAGCTGGGGCATCGACCTGCTCGGCGAGGCGCTGACGGAGCGCCACGGCCTGCGCGCCGAGGTGGCGCCGCGCCGCAACCCCAGCGTCCACGTGGACGGCGACACCGTGCGGCGCCCGTACCGCAAGGCGCTGGTGCTGCCGCCCGCGCAGGCCGCCGTGGTGCGGGCCTGCGACGGCCGCGCCTCGGCCCGCGAGATCGCCGAGGAGCTGACCTGGCTCGGCGCACCCGGCCTGGCCACCGCGCAGGACGTGTACGCGGCGCTGGAGCGCCTGGTCCGGCAGGGTGTGCTCACCTGGGACCTCGACGTCCCGTTCGGGCGCGACCCGGCGGCGGGGCTGCGCGCCATGCTCGCCCGGATGCCCCAGGCACCCGGGCGGGACGCCGCGCTCGCCGAACTCGCCGAGGTGGAGCGGCTGCGCGGCCGGGTGGCGGAGGCCGGCGGCGACCCGGTCGCGGTACTGGCCGCGCTCACCGACCTGGCCCGGGACTTCACCGAGCGCACCGGCCAGGTGGCCTCGCGCCGGGCGGGGGAGAGCGGCGCCGGACGCACCCTGCTGTTCGAGGACGCCAGGCGGGCCGCCACGGCCCGCCTCGGCGGCGGCCTGCTGGAGGACATCGGGCCCGCCCTGGACCAGGTGCTGCGCTCGGCCCGCTGGTTCACCTCCGCGGTGGCCGACGGCTACCGGGCCGAGCTGGACGCCCTCTACGACCAGGCGGTCCGGGACACCGGCAACCCGTCCGTCCCGCTGCCCACCCTCACCTTCCTGCTCGGCCCGCGCCTGGTCGGCGACGGCGCCAAGCCCACCGACGAACTGGCCGACGACCTGCGCGCCCGCTGGGACCGGGTGCTCGGGCACCCGGCCGAGGGCTCCCGGGTCCAGCTGGCCTCGGCCGACCTGGCCGCCGCGGTGGCCGAGGAGTTCGCCTGCGACGCCCCCGGCTGGACGGCCGCCCGCTACCACAGCCCGGACCTGCTGATCGCCGCCCCCGACGCGGCCTCCGCCCGGCCCGGCGAGACCCTGGTGGTGCTCGGCGAACTGCACACCGCGCTCAACACCCTGGAGGGCCGGCTCTTCGTCGAGCAGCACCCCGACCCGGCCTCCCTCTGGGACATGGTGCGCGCCGACGGCGTGCTGCCGCGGATCGTCCCGATGCTGCCCAAGAGCTGGCGGGCCGTCGGCTCGCGCACCTACCCGCCGCTCACCATGCTGCTGCCCGAGTACACCTACTGGTCGCCCGGCCAGGACAGCGGCGGGGCGCCCGGCGAGGTGCTGCCCGCCGCCGGCCTGACCGTGCACCGCGAGGACGGCCGGCTGCAGGTCACCGGACCCGGCGGTTTCCGCGCCGACCTGATCGAGGTGCTGGGCGAGCTGATCTCCATGGTCACCGTCACCCGCTTCGGCATCCTGCCGACCCGCGACCACACCCCCCGGGTCACCGTGGACCGCCTGGTCCTGGCCCGGGAGACCTGGCGGCCCACCGCCGGAGAACTGCTCGTCGGCGCCAAGGCCGACGAGGCCACCGAGTACCTGGAGACCGTCCGCTGGCTCACCGAGCACGGCGTCCCGCGCCGGTTCTTCCTGGTCGCGCCGGTCGAGGCGAAGCCCACCTACATCGACACCCGAAGCCCGCTGCTGGTCCAGCTGCTCGCCCGCACCGTCCGCCGCACCGTCGAGGAGTACGGCCCGGACACCCGGATCACCGTCTCCGAGATGCTGCCCGACGGCGACGACTGCTGGCTGCGCGACGACCAGGGCCGGCGGTACGTCAGCGAGCTGCGCGTCGTCGCCGTCGACCGGCGCCTGCCCGAGGCCACCCGCAACGAAGGAGAGCAGGAGAGTTGA
- a CDS encoding type I polyketide synthase: protein MTRPPHLAPVATTGTTGTTRPAGTTGPAAAPAETDHVKETSMHDRAQDGIAVIGLAGRFPGAMNADEYWANLLAVKDCVTRLSDDELIAAGASPEDLADPAYVKAAPLLPAMTEFDAPLFGMSEREAQARDPQQRVFLETAYTALEHAGVDPGDTRHRIGVYAGGATNRYADLHVRRNAEAVRTYGEVGIQTTNHNDYISTIVSYKLGLDGPAMTVATACSTSLVAVHLACQAIAAGECDVAIAGGVEVEMPYATGYRWVPGSIYSPDGLCRSYDADAGGTTFGSGVGAVVLKRLEDAEADGDRILAVLRGSAIGNDGDRKAGFTAPSIEGQLTTVAEALAMSGVDPATIGYVEGHGTATQLGDPIEVEALTRAFRRHTDRTQFCTLGSVKSNIGHLGPAAGIAGLIKAVYAVERGVIPGTAHFRSPNPRIDFAATPFRVTGETLPWPEQEHPRRAAVSSFGIGGTNAHLILEQAAPRPAPEPVDGPVLLALSARTPAALGESADRLAAHLSTSGDALSDVAHTVTTGRRTLPHRRAVVAADPEDAVAALIAAADTAADTEPVRSERPVAFLLPGQGAQYPGMARELHRTQPGFRAALDHCLGVLRGEVDADLHHLLLDAHPDDQAAEQQLRRTEVTQPALFAVEWSMAKLLETLGIRPAALLGHSVGELVAATLAGVFEPDDALRLVAARGRLVQATTPGAMLAVPLAPEQLGPWLDEVELAVVNGERASVLAGTADAIDRVETRLHAQGHRCTRLRTSHAFHSRLVTPAAAALAEAVAATPRKAPAVRLLSNVTGTWMTDRQATDPEYWAQQLRSTVRFHEGVRTLLAEEALLLAEVGPGQSLTAQLRRLPELRGPRRAAVPVAPRRGQEQDTTRTLLAAAGRLWELGAPVDRHAVDAAVTGGRARVVPLPEYPFQRRSYWIDPDPAPVAAVQSAPVAEAAPASEAAPVAVEDDRLTVPGWRLLPPAVRRSHGPADRAWLVLSDGHPAAAILARLLGEAGAPVTSAVLTDPVDADTVRALLREAVDGHQRPLEIVGCWFADTADLTDLQQADRWRRTGLTPLIHLVRAVAEVCPGRPVRLTAAGTGIWDVSGTDPLVPARATAVGLLSAAGKESETLRTRVLDLPAPDGDTAVAALLAELADQDGEEQLVLRGGRRWVPAPVAVREPEDGGFAAMVRPQGTYLVTGGLGALGLVAARELASVAPVRLALLGRRGLPPREDWDRLLADPATGAGVRDALRTIEELEKGGSTVLALSADVADRDSMTAAVERVRAELGPILGVVHSAGVAGGGMLALKDPETAGRVLDPKVTGTLLLDELCPDLDFLVLFSSVAAVTGEFGLSDYAAANAFLDAFAHRRSRHARTLSINWPSWAEVGMAVDNSGSASTSFRALQSGRNAGGGTTDEAAAAAIHPFLHRRTTTAEGAVEFEAVLDERHWPLDEHRIGGAAVLPGTAYVEIARAAALAAGEAGGTGPVEIGDLMFTTPVVVAGTQTLRVRLTPDGPGWRFAVTTPGADGAERSHATGTARVRTDAGAPGRLTPAEVLARCPRREETPAYDASEGLVTGGPRWRNVVAVHEGEGESLVEVRLPAGYAADLGEFGLHPALLDGGTAFAVRTGDTRALPFCYRRVLVHAPLPEHFYAHVRTAPGDGPRMLVRDITLIDPDGGVRVEIQGFGMRVVDAGLVRSATAQAAKAAPAAAPARPATPVAPPAPRVEDRPRVENALTTEHGARLFRALLGTDLGPQVVVTTEGLSRKLARARSVTAAAIAATRRTTAASAPAAAVSAASAAPAEVSVAPVASRTKDELLVLWREVLGGEVGEDEDFFDAGGDSLVAVQLASRVRGELGVELPISALFDHPTVAELAVLVDEMRGAASAPAVEVLSGTKDELLVLWREVLGGEVGEDEDFFDAGGDSLVAVQLASRVRGELGVELPISALFDHPTVAELAVLVDEMRGGTPAPAVEVLSGTKDELLVLWREVLGGEVGEDEDFFDAGGDSLVAVQLASRVRGELGVELPISALFDHPTVTELAVLVDEMKVAAR, encoded by the coding sequence ATGACCCGCCCGCCGCACCTCGCACCCGTCGCCACCACCGGGACCACCGGGACCACCAGACCGGCCGGGACCACCGGACCGGCCGCCGCACCCGCCGAGACCGACCACGTCAAGGAGACCTCGATGCACGACCGCGCTCAGGACGGCATCGCCGTCATCGGTCTCGCCGGACGCTTCCCCGGCGCCATGAACGCCGACGAGTACTGGGCCAACCTGCTCGCCGTGAAGGACTGCGTGACCCGGCTGAGCGACGACGAGCTGATCGCGGCCGGCGCCAGTCCCGAGGACCTCGCCGACCCCGCGTACGTCAAGGCGGCCCCGCTGCTGCCCGCGATGACCGAGTTCGACGCCCCGCTGTTCGGCATGAGCGAGCGCGAGGCCCAGGCCCGCGACCCGCAGCAGCGCGTCTTCCTGGAGACCGCGTACACCGCCCTGGAGCACGCCGGCGTCGACCCCGGCGACACCCGCCACCGGATCGGCGTCTACGCCGGCGGCGCCACCAACCGCTACGCGGACCTCCACGTCCGCCGCAACGCGGAGGCCGTGCGCACCTACGGCGAGGTCGGCATCCAGACCACCAACCACAACGACTACATCTCCACCATCGTCTCCTACAAGCTCGGCCTGGACGGCCCGGCGATGACCGTGGCCACCGCCTGCTCCACCTCCCTGGTCGCCGTCCACCTGGCCTGCCAGGCCATCGCCGCCGGCGAGTGCGACGTCGCCATCGCCGGAGGGGTCGAGGTCGAGATGCCGTACGCCACCGGCTACCGCTGGGTGCCCGGCAGCATCTACTCCCCGGACGGCCTGTGCCGCTCCTACGACGCCGACGCGGGCGGCACCACCTTCGGCAGCGGCGTCGGCGCCGTGGTGCTCAAGCGGCTGGAGGACGCCGAGGCCGACGGCGACCGGATCCTCGCCGTACTGCGCGGCTCGGCCATCGGCAACGACGGCGACCGCAAGGCCGGGTTCACCGCGCCCAGCATCGAGGGCCAGCTGACCACCGTCGCCGAAGCCCTGGCCATGTCCGGCGTGGACCCGGCCACCATCGGCTACGTCGAGGGCCACGGCACCGCCACCCAGCTCGGCGACCCGATCGAGGTCGAGGCCCTCACCCGCGCCTTCCGCCGCCACACCGACCGGACCCAGTTCTGCACCCTCGGCTCGGTCAAGTCCAACATCGGCCACCTCGGCCCCGCCGCCGGCATCGCCGGACTGATCAAGGCCGTGTACGCGGTCGAGCGCGGCGTGATCCCGGGCACCGCGCACTTCCGCAGCCCCAACCCGCGGATCGACTTCGCCGCCACCCCGTTCCGGGTCACCGGCGAGACCCTGCCCTGGCCCGAGCAGGAGCACCCCCGCCGCGCCGCGGTCAGCTCCTTCGGCATCGGCGGCACCAACGCCCACCTGATCCTGGAGCAGGCCGCCCCCCGGCCCGCGCCCGAGCCGGTCGACGGCCCCGTCCTGCTCGCCCTCTCCGCCCGCACCCCCGCCGCCCTCGGCGAGAGCGCGGACCGCCTCGCCGCCCACCTGAGCACCTCCGGTGACGCCCTGTCGGACGTCGCGCACACCGTCACCACCGGCCGCCGCACCCTGCCGCACCGGCGCGCCGTGGTCGCCGCCGACCCCGAGGACGCGGTCGCCGCCCTGATCGCCGCGGCCGACACCGCGGCCGACACCGAGCCGGTCCGCTCCGAGCGCCCGGTCGCCTTCCTGCTCCCCGGCCAGGGCGCCCAGTATCCGGGCATGGCCCGCGAACTCCACCGCACCCAGCCCGGGTTCCGCGCCGCCCTCGACCACTGCCTGGGCGTGCTGCGCGGCGAGGTCGACGCCGACCTGCACCACCTCCTGCTGGACGCCCACCCGGACGACCAGGCCGCCGAGCAGCAGCTGCGCCGCACCGAGGTCACCCAGCCCGCGCTGTTCGCCGTCGAGTGGTCGATGGCCAAGCTGCTGGAGACCCTCGGCATCCGCCCCGCCGCCCTGCTCGGCCACAGCGTCGGCGAACTCGTCGCCGCCACCCTGGCCGGCGTCTTCGAACCGGACGACGCCCTGCGCCTGGTCGCCGCCCGCGGCCGGCTCGTCCAGGCCACCACCCCCGGCGCCATGCTCGCCGTCCCGCTGGCGCCCGAGCAGCTCGGCCCCTGGCTGGACGAGGTGGAGCTGGCCGTGGTCAACGGCGAGCGGGCCAGCGTGCTGGCCGGTACCGCCGACGCCATCGACCGGGTCGAGACCCGGCTGCACGCCCAGGGCCACCGCTGCACCCGGCTGCGCACCTCGCACGCCTTCCACTCCCGCCTGGTCACCCCGGCCGCCGCCGCGCTCGCCGAGGCCGTCGCCGCCACCCCGCGCAAGGCCCCCGCCGTCCGCCTGCTCTCCAACGTCACCGGCACCTGGATGACCGACCGGCAGGCCACCGACCCCGAGTACTGGGCGCAGCAGCTGCGCAGCACCGTCCGCTTCCACGAGGGCGTGCGGACCCTGCTCGCCGAGGAGGCCCTGCTGCTCGCCGAGGTCGGCCCCGGCCAGAGCCTCACCGCCCAGCTGCGCCGGCTGCCCGAGCTGCGCGGCCCGCGCCGCGCGGCCGTCCCGGTCGCCCCGCGCCGCGGCCAGGAGCAGGACACCACCCGCACCCTGCTCGCCGCCGCCGGCCGGCTGTGGGAGCTGGGCGCGCCGGTCGACCGGCACGCCGTGGACGCCGCCGTCACGGGCGGCCGGGCTCGGGTGGTGCCGCTGCCCGAGTACCCCTTCCAGCGCCGCTCGTACTGGATCGACCCGGACCCGGCACCGGTGGCCGCCGTCCAGTCCGCCCCCGTGGCGGAGGCCGCTCCCGCGTCGGAGGCCGCCCCGGTGGCGGTGGAGGACGACCGGCTGACCGTCCCCGGCTGGCGGCTGCTCCCGCCGGCCGTCCGCCGCAGCCACGGCCCCGCCGACCGCGCCTGGCTGGTCCTCTCCGACGGCCACCCGGCCGCCGCCATCCTGGCCCGGCTGCTCGGTGAGGCCGGCGCCCCGGTCACCAGCGCCGTCCTGACCGACCCGGTGGACGCCGACACCGTCCGCGCCCTGCTGCGGGAGGCCGTCGACGGCCACCAGCGGCCGCTGGAGATCGTCGGCTGCTGGTTCGCCGACACCGCCGACCTGACGGACCTCCAGCAGGCCGACCGGTGGCGGCGGACCGGCCTCACCCCGCTGATCCACCTGGTCCGCGCCGTCGCCGAGGTCTGCCCCGGCCGCCCGGTCCGGCTCACCGCCGCCGGCACCGGCATCTGGGACGTCTCCGGCACCGACCCGCTGGTGCCCGCCCGCGCCACCGCCGTCGGCCTGCTCTCGGCGGCCGGCAAGGAGTCCGAGACCCTGCGCACCCGCGTCCTCGACCTCCCCGCCCCGGACGGCGACACCGCGGTGGCCGCCCTGCTCGCCGAACTGGCCGACCAGGACGGCGAGGAGCAGCTGGTGCTGCGCGGCGGCCGCCGCTGGGTGCCGGCCCCGGTCGCGGTCCGGGAGCCCGAGGACGGCGGCTTCGCCGCGATGGTCCGCCCGCAGGGCACCTACCTGGTCACCGGCGGCCTCGGCGCACTCGGCCTGGTCGCCGCCCGCGAGCTGGCCTCCGTCGCCCCCGTCCGGCTGGCCCTGCTCGGCCGGCGCGGCCTGCCGCCGCGCGAGGACTGGGACCGGCTGCTCGCCGACCCCGCGACCGGCGCCGGCGTCCGCGACGCGCTGCGCACCATCGAGGAGCTGGAGAAGGGCGGCAGCACCGTCCTGGCGCTGTCCGCCGACGTCGCCGACCGCGACTCGATGACCGCCGCCGTGGAGCGGGTCCGGGCGGAGCTCGGCCCGATCCTCGGCGTGGTCCACTCCGCGGGCGTCGCGGGCGGCGGCATGCTGGCGCTGAAGGACCCGGAGACCGCCGGACGGGTCCTGGACCCCAAGGTCACCGGCACCCTGCTGCTCGACGAGCTCTGCCCCGACCTGGACTTCCTGGTCCTGTTCTCCTCCGTGGCGGCCGTCACCGGCGAGTTCGGCCTGTCCGACTACGCCGCCGCCAACGCCTTCCTGGACGCCTTCGCCCACCGGCGCTCGCGGCACGCCCGCACGCTGTCGATCAACTGGCCGTCCTGGGCCGAGGTCGGCATGGCGGTCGACAACAGCGGCTCCGCCTCCACCTCCTTCCGCGCCCTGCAGAGCGGCCGGAACGCCGGGGGCGGGACGACCGACGAGGCCGCCGCGGCGGCGATCCACCCCTTCCTGCACCGGCGCACCACCACGGCCGAGGGCGCGGTGGAGTTCGAGGCGGTCCTCGACGAGCGGCACTGGCCGCTGGACGAGCACCGGATCGGCGGCGCCGCGGTGCTGCCCGGCACCGCGTACGTCGAGATCGCCCGCGCCGCGGCCCTCGCGGCCGGCGAAGCCGGCGGCACCGGCCCGGTGGAGATCGGCGACCTGATGTTCACCACCCCCGTGGTGGTCGCCGGCACCCAGACCCTGCGGGTGCGGCTGACCCCGGACGGCCCGGGGTGGCGGTTCGCCGTCACCACCCCGGGCGCCGACGGCGCCGAGCGCAGCCACGCCACCGGCACCGCCCGGGTCCGCACCGACGCCGGGGCACCCGGCCGCCTCACCCCCGCCGAGGTCCTGGCCCGCTGCCCGCGGCGCGAGGAGACCCCCGCGTACGACGCCAGCGAGGGCCTGGTGACCGGCGGACCCCGCTGGCGCAACGTGGTCGCCGTCCACGAGGGCGAGGGGGAGTCGCTGGTGGAGGTCCGGCTGCCCGCCGGGTACGCCGCCGACCTGGGCGAGTTCGGGCTGCACCCGGCCCTGCTGGACGGTGGCACGGCGTTCGCCGTCCGCACCGGCGACACCCGGGCGCTGCCGTTCTGCTACCGCCGGGTCCTGGTGCACGCGCCGCTGCCGGAGCACTTCTACGCCCATGTGCGCACCGCCCCGGGCGACGGGCCGCGGATGCTGGTCCGCGACATCACCCTGATCGACCCGGACGGCGGGGTGCGGGTGGAGATCCAGGGCTTCGGGATGCGGGTCGTGGACGCCGGGCTGGTCCGCAGCGCCACCGCCCAGGCGGCCAAGGCCGCGCCGGCGGCCGCCCCCGCCCGTCCCGCCACACCGGTGGCCCCGCCCGCGCCGCGGGTGGAGGACCGGCCGCGGGTGGAGAACGCGCTGACCACCGAGCACGGCGCCCGGCTGTTCCGCGCCCTGCTCGGCACCGACCTCGGCCCGCAGGTCGTGGTCACCACCGAGGGCCTGTCCCGCAAGCTGGCCAGGGCCCGCTCGGTGACCGCGGCCGCCATCGCCGCCACCCGCCGTACCACCGCCGCATCCGCCCCTGCCGCCGCCGTTTCCGCTGCCTCCGCCGCGCCGGCCGAGGTTTCGGTGGCACCCGTCGCGTCCCGCACCAAGGACGAGTTGCTGGTGCTGTGGCGTGAGGTGCTGGGTGGGGAGGTCGGGGAGGACGAGGACTTCTTCGACGCCGGCGGTGACAGCCTGGTGGCGGTGCAGTTGGCCTCGCGGGTGCGGGGTGAGCTGGGCGTGGAGCTGCCGATCTCGGCGCTGTTCGACCACCCGACGGTGGCCGAACTGGCCGTGCTGGTGGACGAGATGCGTGGCGCTGCTTCTGCTCCGGCCGTGGAGGTCCTGTCCGGTACCAAGGACGAGTTGCTGGTGCTGTGGCGTGAGGTGCTGGGTGGGGAGGTCGGGGAGGACGAGGACTTCTTCGACGCCGGCGGTGACAGCCTGGTGGCGGTGCAGTTGGCCTCGCGGGTGCGGGGTGAGCTGGGCGTGGAGCTGCCGATCTCGGCGCTGTTCGACCACCCGACGGTGGCCGAACTGGCCGTGCTGGTGGACGAGATGCGCGGCGGTACTCCTGCTCCGGCCGTGGAGGTCCTGTCCGGTACCAAGGACGAGTTGCTGGTGCTGTGGCGTGAGGTGCTGGGTGGGGAGGTCGGGGAGGACGAGGACTTCTTCGACGCCGGCGGTGACAGCCTGGTGGCCGTCCAGCTGGCCTCGCGGGTGCGGGGTGAGCTGGGCGTGGAGCTGCCGATCTCGGCGCTCTTCGACCACCCCACCGTCACCGAACTGGCCGTCCTGGTCGACGAGATGAAGGTGGCGGCCCGATGA
- a CDS encoding MFS transporter — protein sequence MTAPALTRPAEDLPDAPPPLGRNRDYRMLWTGSAVSALGSSISSLAYPLLVLAATGSPTKAGLVGFANTLPNLALPLHAGVLVDRFDRKKLLIVCDAVRALCLASVGAALLLGHFWLWHVLTVCLIEGAFTVLAGIAGQAAIRNVVRQEDLDRAFARSEARDRAAMVFGKPLGGVLLGMTRSLPFLADAASYLVSLAALLMIRRPFQARRTERPAEARPGAWTEIGEGVRWVLRQPFIRVASLLVAGSNLLFQALFLAVIVLLHQANASGTAIGYVLAAAGIGGAAGSLCATWFRRRLPLAAVVIGANWIWALLVPVIGLTRSPLVIGATVAGLAFVGPVWNVAVEVYRLVNTPDELQGRTTSAVTLVAFGALPVGSLAGGLMLDHLSGRTTVLWLAAFMVLLALAATASKAVRTVPAPGRARQEAAA from the coding sequence ATGACGGCGCCCGCCCTCACCCGTCCCGCCGAGGACCTGCCCGACGCGCCCCCGCCGCTCGGCCGCAACCGCGACTACCGGATGCTGTGGACCGGCTCCGCCGTCTCCGCCCTGGGCAGCAGCATCAGCAGCCTCGCGTACCCGCTGCTGGTCCTGGCCGCCACCGGCTCGCCCACCAAGGCCGGCCTGGTCGGCTTCGCCAACACCCTGCCCAACCTGGCGCTGCCGCTGCACGCCGGGGTGCTGGTGGACCGCTTCGACCGCAAGAAGCTGCTGATCGTCTGCGACGCGGTCCGTGCGCTGTGCCTGGCCAGCGTCGGGGCCGCCCTGCTGCTGGGCCACTTCTGGCTCTGGCACGTCCTCACCGTCTGCCTGATCGAGGGCGCGTTCACCGTCCTGGCGGGCATCGCCGGCCAGGCGGCGATCCGCAACGTGGTCCGGCAGGAGGACCTGGACCGGGCCTTCGCCCGCAGCGAGGCCCGCGACCGCGCCGCGATGGTCTTCGGCAAGCCGCTCGGCGGGGTGCTGCTGGGGATGACCCGCAGCCTCCCGTTCCTGGCCGACGCCGCCAGCTACCTGGTGTCGCTGGCCGCCCTGCTGATGATCCGCCGGCCGTTCCAGGCCCGGCGCACCGAGCGGCCCGCCGAGGCCCGTCCCGGCGCGTGGACGGAGATCGGCGAGGGCGTCCGCTGGGTGCTGCGCCAGCCCTTCATCCGGGTCGCCTCGCTGCTGGTGGCCGGCAGCAACCTGCTCTTCCAGGCACTCTTCCTGGCCGTCATCGTGCTGCTGCACCAGGCGAACGCCTCCGGCACCGCCATCGGGTACGTGCTGGCCGCCGCGGGCATCGGCGGCGCCGCCGGATCGCTGTGCGCCACCTGGTTCCGCCGCCGGCTCCCGCTGGCCGCGGTGGTGATCGGCGCCAACTGGATCTGGGCGCTGCTGGTCCCGGTCATCGGCCTCACCCGCAGCCCGCTGGTGATCGGTGCCACGGTCGCCGGCCTGGCCTTCGTCGGGCCGGTGTGGAACGTCGCCGTCGAGGTCTACCGCCTGGTCAACACCCCCGACGAGCTGCAGGGCCGGACCACCTCCGCGGTGACCCTGGTCGCCTTCGGCGCCCTGCCGGTGGGCTCGCTCGCCGGCGGCCTGATGCTCGACCACCTCAGCGGCCGCACCACCGTGCTGTGGCTCGCCGCCTTCATGGTCCTGCTGGCCCTGGCCGCCACCGCCAGCAAGGCCGTCCGGACCGTGCCGGCCCCCGGCCGCGCCCGGCAGGAGGCCGCCGCATGA
- a CDS encoding ornithine carbamoyltransferase, protein MAPNPTRPERRDLLSLRDLTDDQVRHLVRRGVDFAEGRPADPAVAGAIVGIYFRKTSTRTRTSFSAAALRLGARTIAYGPADLQENTGESPEDTALVLSGMLDCLVARTAGSDRELRVFAAHPAMGVVNAMSETEHPTQGLADCTMLVRRFGRMDGLRLLYAGEGNSTATALALSVSRFPGVRLELRTPAGYGVDPDILAEAQAHAKRNGGEVVERHDMADLPGQLDAVYTARWQTTGSSKADPDWRTGFEPFRVDDAVLAATGATVFLHDLPAHRGEEVTAEVLDGPRSIAFAQAHNKLFGAMAALEWSLGGGETR, encoded by the coding sequence ATGGCCCCGAACCCCACCCGGCCCGAGCGCCGCGACCTGCTGTCGCTGCGCGACCTGACCGACGACCAGGTCCGCCACCTGGTCCGCCGCGGCGTCGACTTCGCCGAGGGCCGCCCGGCCGACCCGGCCGTCGCCGGCGCCATCGTCGGCATCTACTTCCGCAAGACCTCCACCCGCACCCGGACCTCCTTCTCCGCCGCAGCGCTGCGCCTCGGCGCGCGGACCATCGCCTACGGCCCGGCCGACCTCCAGGAGAACACCGGCGAGAGCCCCGAGGACACCGCCCTGGTGCTGTCCGGGATGCTCGACTGCCTGGTGGCCCGCACCGCCGGCAGCGACCGGGAACTGCGCGTCTTCGCCGCCCACCCCGCGATGGGCGTGGTCAACGCGATGAGCGAGACCGAGCACCCCACCCAGGGCCTGGCCGACTGCACCATGCTGGTCCGCCGGTTCGGCCGGATGGACGGCCTGCGGCTGCTGTACGCCGGCGAGGGCAACAGCACCGCCACCGCGCTCGCCCTGAGCGTCAGCCGGTTCCCCGGCGTCCGGCTGGAGCTGCGCACCCCGGCCGGCTACGGGGTCGACCCGGACATCCTGGCCGAGGCCCAGGCGCACGCCAAGCGCAACGGCGGCGAGGTGGTCGAGCGCCACGACATGGCCGATCTGCCCGGGCAGCTGGACGCGGTCTACACGGCCCGCTGGCAGACCACCGGCTCCAGCAAGGCCGACCCCGACTGGCGCACCGGCTTCGAGCCGTTCCGGGTGGACGACGCGGTGCTGGCCGCCACCGGAGCCACCGTCTTCCTGCACGACCTGCCCGCCCACCGCGGCGAGGAGGTCACCGCCGAGGTCCTGGACGGCCCGCGGTCGATCGCCTTCGCGCAGGCCCACAACAAGCTGTTCGGCGCCATGGCCGCCCTGGAGTGGAGCCTCGGCGGGGGTGAGACCCGATGA